tcAGTATTTGGTGACGAGTGTGACAAGAAGGTCCATAGTCTTCGGGAATTTTTGGTCTTTGTCGATAAAGAGCAGGTGTTAGAAGACTTGAATGAGTGTAGcgtgataaccaagattgccAAAGATGTGGCCAATGGATTGTGCTACCTCCATAGTAAGGACATTGTACATAGGGACTTAAAAACTGCTAATGTTCTTGTAAGCAATCAACATTACAGCAACATTGCCAGCAAAGAAGACGTCGCAAAAGCATTCCAGGAAGCCCCATTCTGTGTAAAGTCACCGATTTTGGAGAAAGCAGGTCACGCCTGGTACAGACAGCACTGGTGCTTCATTCCCGCACTCAACGACTGAATCGAGGGACCCCTGTCTTCCTTGCACCGGAAGCATTCCTTACGAGACCGGAAACAGCCATTACATATGCAATCAATGACATGAAGAAAGTTGATGTGTGGGCCTACGGAATGATCGTGTTTAACCTCATCAATCCCGATTTGAGGCACCCATTCCAGAGGGAGTTCGAATTGACAGATGCTTTAATTCCTCTAATAGAGCAACTAAAGAAACTGCTaagtgaagaaaagaaaccatgCTTTTCAGCAAAGTACAAACACCTGCAAGCAACCgattggctaattttggaAGGCGTGTACCATGAGTGCACGGCGTGGGATCCTCAGAGAAGGCCTACTGCTAGTGAAGTTGTTTCAAATTTGGAAACATGTGAAAATGAATCACTCTGTGAGAATACGCCTCTGAGAGTCAGTCAAACATCGTCGCTGGAGAAATTCGACCGCGAAATTGCAGAGAGAATTTCAGCAGATGGTTCAGACATCCCCCAGTATGTCGCACCAGCAAATAATGGTACCAATGCGTGCGCCTTCCTTTGTGCCAAGATAGCCATATGTcggaagaaa
This portion of the Acropora palmata chromosome 13, jaAcrPala1.3, whole genome shotgun sequence genome encodes:
- the LOC141863177 gene encoding cyclin-dependent kinase 9-like, encoding MTFKMPCLTMKASIPRVTGLPSFKYEDLEEIAVVRQGSFGVVFKAKHRTEKTDTVDVKKLCESEEDEEDHKEFVKEARMLYNIQHDNVVKFKAFCQKPYAIMLEYVYFDFSVFGDECDKKVHSLREFLVFVDKEQVLEDLNECSVITKIAKDVANGLCYLHSKDIVHRDLKTANVLVSNQHYSNIASKEDVAKAFQEAPFCVKSPILEKAGHAWYRQHWCFIPALND